One genomic window of Roseateles sp. DAIF2 includes the following:
- a CDS encoding ABC transporter ATP-binding protein encodes MTTSQAEALVEAQGLSLHYGRKTAVDDISFTIPKGRVVGLLGHNGAGKTSLMKALVGLLPAQGRLSVLGLDPHRQREQLLQSLSYIPDVAVLPRWARVSELITLMSGLQPRFSPERARALLKRTSVGPNDKVKALSKGMVTQLHLALIAAIDTKLMILDEPTLGLDVISRKSFYEMLIDEWCDGERSVLISTHQVEEIETLLSDVMMLDEGRLVLNISLEEMDSRFVALSHDPSAAEAVASAHPLLRYRAQGRPVALFDGAPPQPIEALGQRFRPSLVDLFMALTRKPEMQSSQG; translated from the coding sequence ATGACGACAAGCCAAGCGGAAGCCCTGGTCGAAGCCCAGGGCCTGAGCCTGCATTACGGCCGCAAGACCGCGGTCGACGACATCAGCTTCACGATCCCGAAGGGCCGCGTCGTCGGCCTGCTGGGCCACAACGGAGCCGGCAAGACCTCGCTGATGAAGGCCCTGGTCGGGCTGCTGCCGGCGCAGGGCCGCCTGAGCGTGCTGGGGCTGGATCCGCACCGCCAGCGCGAGCAGCTGCTGCAGTCGCTCAGCTACATCCCGGACGTCGCGGTGCTGCCGCGCTGGGCCCGGGTCTCGGAGCTGATCACCTTGATGAGCGGGCTGCAGCCCAGGTTCTCGCCGGAGCGGGCGCGGGCGCTGCTCAAGCGCACCAGCGTCGGCCCGAACGACAAGGTCAAGGCCCTGTCCAAGGGCATGGTGACGCAGCTGCACCTGGCGCTGATCGCCGCGATCGACACCAAGCTGATGATCCTGGACGAGCCGACCCTGGGCCTGGACGTGATCTCGCGCAAGAGCTTCTACGAGATGCTGATCGACGAATGGTGCGACGGCGAGCGCAGCGTGCTGATCTCCACCCACCAGGTGGAGGAGATCGAGACCCTGCTCTCCGACGTGATGATGCTGGACGAAGGCCGCCTGGTGCTGAACATCAGCCTGGAGGAGATGGACTCGCGCTTCGTCGCGCTGAGCCACGACCCCTCGGCGGCCGAGGCGGTGGCCTCGGCCCACCCGCTGCTGCGTTACCGCGCGCAGGGCCGTCCGGTGGCGCTGTTCGACGGCGCGCCGCCGCAGCCGATCGAGGCCCTGGGTCAGCGCTTCAGGCCCAGCCTGGTGGACCTGTTCATGGCGCTGACGCGCAAGCCCGAGATGCAATCCAGCCAAGGCTGA
- a CDS encoding LysR family transcriptional regulator — translation MSRTSAFDWDDLRIALVIMENGTLSGAAATLHVSHPTLSRRLQLIERRLGTRLFERIPGGLRPTEAGEEVRALALRFRDEIADLERRVCGRDDGHDGPVRITAPDAVSEYLLPGVLAAVCRAHVGLQLELHVSNDVVSLARREADIALRVTRMPQETLRGREVGTVAMAVYAPRRLTDATKSLAPSTRLPWVGFDATLACSAPGSWLARNVAADDIRLRANTLLGAAQAARAGIGCAVLPCFVGGSIPELVRLGPPLDELAQPLWLLMHEDVARVPRMRRASAALSEEIARSYRLMSGLD, via the coding sequence ATGAGTCGCACCTCCGCTTTCGACTGGGATGATCTGCGCATTGCACTCGTCATCATGGAGAACGGTACCTTGTCCGGCGCTGCAGCCACGTTGCATGTAAGCCATCCAACCCTGTCGCGCCGTCTGCAGCTGATAGAGCGGCGCCTCGGAACGCGCTTGTTCGAACGCATCCCGGGTGGCCTTCGGCCGACGGAGGCGGGAGAAGAGGTCAGGGCACTGGCGCTTCGCTTTCGAGACGAGATCGCCGACCTGGAGCGCCGCGTCTGCGGGCGCGACGATGGCCATGACGGACCCGTGCGCATCACGGCACCTGATGCCGTCTCCGAGTACCTGCTGCCCGGCGTGCTAGCCGCCGTATGCCGAGCGCATGTCGGGCTGCAGCTCGAGCTTCACGTATCCAATGATGTGGTTTCGCTGGCGCGGCGCGAGGCCGACATCGCACTTCGGGTGACGCGGATGCCACAGGAGACCTTGCGTGGGCGTGAGGTCGGCACGGTCGCGATGGCGGTCTATGCACCGCGCCGGTTAACCGATGCGACGAAGTCGCTGGCTCCGTCTACCCGCCTGCCATGGGTCGGCTTCGATGCTACGCTGGCCTGCAGTGCTCCGGGTAGCTGGCTGGCGCGCAACGTCGCTGCCGACGACATACGGTTGCGTGCGAACACCTTGTTGGGCGCTGCGCAGGCCGCACGTGCGGGGATCGGCTGTGCCGTCCTGCCTTGCTTCGTCGGTGGTTCGATTCCAGAACTCGTTCGCCTCGGTCCGCCGCTGGACGAACTGGCGCAGCCACTGTGGCTGTTGATGCATGAGGATGTTGCGCGCGTGCCGCGCATGCGCCGCGCAAGCGCGGCGCTGTCCGAGGAGATCGCGAGATCGTATCGACTGATGTCAGGCCTCGACTGA
- a CDS encoding glutathione S-transferase family protein, producing the protein MHNFELISNILCPYTQRAAIQLAEKGLEARRTYIDLADKPDWFIQLSPLGKVPVLRVGDAAIFETAVICEYIEEAIVDRTPMWPAHPLDRARHRAWAEFASTVIGDVFGFYMAPDEVLFERKRLDLAERFARLESQLAGAGPYFAGERFGLVDAAFAPIFRLLETFDQLEDFRLLQGLPATANYRLSLAARPSVRAAVVPEYGQVFLRYLAGRGSHMARLAAAAEMTSVEA; encoded by the coding sequence ATGCACAACTTTGAACTAATCAGCAATATCCTTTGCCCGTACACCCAGCGGGCTGCGATCCAGCTCGCCGAGAAGGGCCTGGAAGCCCGGCGAACCTACATCGACCTTGCCGACAAGCCAGACTGGTTCATCCAGTTATCACCGCTGGGCAAGGTGCCGGTGCTGCGTGTGGGCGACGCTGCCATATTCGAGACCGCCGTCATCTGCGAATACATCGAGGAGGCGATTGTCGACCGGACACCAATGTGGCCAGCGCACCCGTTGGACCGCGCTCGCCACCGCGCGTGGGCGGAGTTTGCCTCAACCGTGATCGGAGACGTGTTCGGCTTCTACATGGCACCCGACGAGGTATTGTTCGAGCGCAAACGGCTTGATCTTGCAGAACGCTTCGCTCGACTTGAGAGCCAACTGGCGGGAGCAGGTCCGTACTTCGCCGGCGAACGATTCGGCCTGGTAGATGCCGCGTTCGCACCGATCTTCCGGCTGCTGGAAACCTTCGACCAGTTGGAGGATTTCCGCCTCCTGCAAGGGCTTCCGGCAACAGCCAACTATCGCCTCAGTCTGGCGGCCCGCCCGAGCGTGCGTGCAGCCGTAGTGCCCGAGTACGGGCAAGTTTTCCTGCGCTATCTGGCCGGGCGTGGCTCCCACATGGCTCGACTCGCCGCGGCCGCCGAAATGACCTCAGTCGAGGCCTGA
- a CDS encoding M23 family metallopeptidase has product MKLSTSALLLVLAGAAAFPGLAAETNAAKPRLPAPNSLVYSHAEMFNFDVESYLLATAPELAQYAESISHWAGYSSISPRVLLTLIEQQSGLLSRSAASKRGGGAAVARPMGALSKQQGFNAQVRDVADQLARRVYEPAPAAGAAEFGAEAAKPTPLRALLASSDGAEEEFAATYQRLFGLSFDTGAARALQDQTAATDDAAEATTNSANAASLLAGPPVGFLQFPFPLGDSWHVGGAHTNTGSGNYPMSSLDMSKGGGWGSNQTGVRVSASAAGTFKRHSSCFAEVVHSGGWSTTYYHLDRLQYNTGAAVAKNAFIGNPANNRAQALCNGGSSTGPHQHWSLKLNGAWQHLNTVNLAGWQITATGSSYDTNCNRFYLTKNGVKRCSGYFSQ; this is encoded by the coding sequence ATGAAACTCTCGACATCTGCCTTGCTGCTCGTGCTGGCCGGCGCGGCCGCGTTTCCGGGTCTGGCTGCGGAGACGAACGCCGCCAAGCCGAGGCTGCCGGCGCCCAACTCGCTGGTCTACAGCCATGCGGAAATGTTCAATTTCGACGTTGAGAGCTACCTGCTGGCCACGGCCCCGGAGCTGGCCCAGTACGCCGAATCGATTTCGCATTGGGCTGGCTACAGCAGCATCAGCCCGCGGGTCCTGCTGACCCTGATCGAGCAGCAGAGCGGCCTGCTCAGCCGGTCCGCCGCCAGCAAGCGCGGTGGCGGTGCCGCGGTGGCCCGCCCGATGGGCGCCCTGTCCAAGCAGCAGGGCTTCAATGCGCAGGTGCGGGATGTGGCCGATCAGCTGGCGCGGCGCGTGTATGAGCCGGCGCCCGCCGCGGGCGCCGCCGAGTTCGGCGCGGAGGCCGCGAAGCCGACACCGCTGCGCGCGCTGCTGGCGAGTTCGGACGGGGCGGAGGAGGAATTCGCCGCCACCTACCAGCGCCTGTTCGGGCTGAGCTTCGACACCGGCGCCGCCCGCGCCCTGCAGGACCAGACCGCGGCGACCGACGATGCGGCGGAGGCGACGACGAACAGCGCGAACGCCGCCTCGCTCCTGGCCGGCCCGCCCGTCGGCTTCCTCCAGTTCCCCTTCCCGCTCGGCGATTCCTGGCATGTCGGCGGCGCGCATACCAACACCGGCAGCGGCAACTACCCGATGTCCTCGCTGGACATGAGCAAGGGCGGCGGCTGGGGCAGCAACCAGACCGGCGTCCGCGTCTCGGCCTCGGCGGCCGGCACCTTCAAGCGCCATTCCAGCTGTTTCGCGGAGGTCGTGCACAGCGGCGGCTGGTCGACCACTTACTACCACCTCGACCGGCTGCAGTACAACACCGGCGCGGCCGTGGCCAAGAACGCCTTCATCGGCAACCCGGCCAACAACCGGGCGCAGGCGCTGTGCAATGGCGGCTCCTCGACCGGCCCACACCAGCATTGGAGCCTGAAGCTGAACGGCGCCTGGCAGCACCTGAACACCGTCAACCTGGCGGGTTGGCAGATCACCGCTACCGGCAGCAGCTACGACACCAACTGCAACCGCTTCTACCTGACCAAGAATGGCGTCAAGCGCTGCTCGGGCTACTTCAGCCAGTGA
- the corA gene encoding magnesium/cobalt transporter CorA — translation MLNVFTLDNGRLKGGLFQEEIESPEALAQSRPVWVDLEDPSAEEKGWIRDRFGLVIPENIVDDDLEESARFYEEDNGELHIRSDFLIDDDSSPRNVRVAFILYNNVLFSVHKEDLPVFRLLRLRARRIPALIEDAKDVLLKLYDADAEYSADVLEGIYDSLEKVSSRVLKSEVNDTEAAEVLAAIAREEDLNGRIRRNVMDTRRAVSFMMRSRMLNAEQFEESRQILRDIDSLDSHTAFLFDKINFLMDATVGFININQNKIIKIFSVASVALLPPTLIASVYGMNFKFMPELDWSWGYPYALLLMAASVAAPLIYFRRKGWMR, via the coding sequence ATGCTGAATGTGTTCACGCTGGACAATGGCCGCCTGAAGGGCGGGCTGTTCCAGGAGGAAATCGAGAGCCCCGAGGCCCTGGCCCAGTCGCGCCCGGTGTGGGTGGACCTGGAAGACCCGAGTGCCGAGGAGAAGGGCTGGATCCGCGATCGCTTCGGCCTGGTGATCCCCGAGAACATCGTCGACGACGATCTGGAGGAGTCGGCCCGTTTCTACGAGGAAGACAACGGCGAGCTGCACATTCGTTCCGACTTCCTGATCGATGACGACAGTTCGCCGCGCAATGTGCGCGTCGCCTTCATCCTCTACAACAATGTGCTGTTCTCGGTGCACAAGGAGGACCTGCCGGTCTTCCGCCTGCTGCGCCTGCGCGCGCGCCGCATCCCGGCCCTGATCGAGGACGCCAAGGATGTGCTGCTGAAGCTCTACGACGCCGACGCCGAGTATTCGGCCGATGTCCTGGAGGGCATCTACGACTCGCTGGAGAAAGTCAGCTCGCGGGTGCTGAAGAGCGAGGTGAACGACACCGAGGCCGCCGAGGTGCTGGCCGCGATCGCGCGCGAGGAGGACTTGAACGGCCGCATCCGCCGCAATGTGATGGACACGCGCCGCGCGGTCAGCTTCATGATGCGCAGCCGGATGCTGAATGCCGAGCAGTTCGAGGAGTCGCGTCAGATCTTGCGCGATATCGACTCGCTGGACTCGCACACCGCCTTCCTGTTCGACAAGATCAACTTCCTGATGGATGCGACCGTCGGTTTCATCAACATCAACCAGAACAAGATCATCAAGATCTTCTCGGTGGCCAGCGTCGCGCTGCTGCCGCCGACCCTGATCGCCAGCGTCTACGGCATGAACTTCAAGTTCATGCCCGAGCTGGACTGGAGCTGGGGCTACCCCTATGCCCTGCTGCTGATGGCGGCCTCGGTGGCCGCGCCGCTGATCTACTTCCGCCGCAAGGGCTGGATGCGCTGA
- the ptsN gene encoding PTS IIA-like nitrogen regulatory protein PtsN: MNRLAAILPASNVLVNVDASSKKRVFEQAGLLFENNHTISRASVTDNLFARERLGSTGLGHGVAIPHGRIKGLKNPLAAVLRVQQPIGFDAPDDEPVSLLIFLLVPEAATQRHLEILSEIAEMLSDRELRERLKTEAEAADLHRLISAWEPLKSVA; the protein is encoded by the coding sequence ATGAACCGTCTTGCCGCCATCCTGCCCGCCAGCAATGTGCTGGTGAATGTGGACGCCTCCAGCAAAAAGCGAGTCTTCGAGCAGGCCGGCCTGCTGTTCGAGAACAACCACACCATCTCCCGCGCCTCGGTGACGGACAACCTGTTCGCCCGCGAGCGCCTGGGTTCCACCGGCCTGGGCCATGGCGTGGCCATCCCGCATGGCCGCATCAAGGGCCTGAAGAACCCGTTGGCCGCCGTGCTGCGCGTGCAGCAGCCGATCGGCTTCGACGCGCCGGACGACGAACCGGTCAGCCTGCTGATCTTCCTGCTGGTGCCCGAGGCCGCGACCCAGCGCCATCTGGAGATCCTGTCCGAGATCGCTGAGATGCTGTCCGACCGTGAACTGCGCGAGCGCCTGAAGACCGAGGCCGAGGCCGCCGACCTGCACCGCCTGATCTCGGCCTGGGAGCCGCTGAAGTCGGTCGCCTGA
- a CDS encoding TetR/AcrR family transcriptional regulator — MTDAPLGKKAQQAADSKARLIGEARALFQAQGYAQTSTEALLSATGLTRGALYHHFRDKKDLFAAVCAQMHGELGAAIEVATAGIEEPARALRLGSHAWLRAVAEPGRCRVLLLDAPAVLSSEEWAAQDAAHGYGALRMAVRALRGARDAGEELQADALAAALNGAMNQLARWCAEERRPDAAAAAEAAIDALLDAALPPA, encoded by the coding sequence ATGACCGATGCCCCCCTCGGGAAAAAGGCCCAGCAGGCCGCCGATTCGAAGGCGCGCCTGATCGGCGAGGCGCGTGCGCTGTTCCAGGCCCAGGGCTATGCGCAGACCTCGACCGAGGCCCTGCTGTCCGCCACCGGCCTGACGCGCGGCGCGCTGTACCACCACTTCCGCGACAAGAAGGACCTGTTCGCGGCCGTCTGTGCGCAGATGCATGGCGAGCTGGGCGCGGCGATCGAGGTGGCCACGGCCGGCATCGAGGAGCCGGCGCGGGCGCTGCGCCTGGGCTCGCATGCCTGGCTGCGGGCCGTCGCGGAGCCGGGGCGTTGCCGGGTGCTGCTGCTGGACGCGCCGGCGGTGCTGAGCAGCGAGGAATGGGCGGCGCAGGATGCCGCCCATGGTTATGGCGCGCTGCGCATGGCGGTGCGCGCCCTGCGCGGTGCCCGGGATGCCGGCGAAGAACTGCAGGCGGACGCCCTGGCCGCCGCACTCAACGGCGCGATGAACCAGCTGGCGCGCTGGTGCGCCGAGGAGCGCAGGCCCGATGCCGCGGCCGCGGCGGAGGCGGCCATCGACGCCCTGCTCGACGCCGCACTACCGCCGGCCTGA
- the hpf gene encoding ribosome hibernation-promoting factor, HPF/YfiA family, producing the protein MNLTISGHHLEVTPALREYVLTKLDRVTRHFDQVVDINVLLTVEKQKEKDRRQRAEVTVHVKGRDIFVEQSHEDLYAAIDQLMDKLDRQVCRHKDRVQDHHHASAKRLELGAQ; encoded by the coding sequence ATGAACCTGACAATCAGCGGCCATCATCTCGAAGTGACCCCGGCACTGCGTGAGTACGTACTCACGAAGCTAGACCGAGTAACCCGCCACTTTGACCAGGTCGTCGATATCAACGTCTTGCTCACTGTGGAGAAGCAAAAGGAAAAGGACCGCCGTCAAAGGGCCGAAGTGACCGTGCACGTCAAGGGACGTGACATCTTTGTCGAGCAATCTCATGAGGATCTATACGCCGCGATTGATCAGCTGATGGACAAGCTGGACCGCCAGGTCTGCCGCCACAAGGACCGTGTGCAGGACCACCACCACGCCTCGGCCAAGCGCCTGGAACTGGGCGCCCAGTAA
- a CDS encoding GntR family transcriptional regulator: protein MQERWNDTSPIYQQLADRLAGQLLEGQPSEGEALPSVRSLASQYLINPLTVSRALQALVDNGLVEARRGLGMYVRPGARSRLLRSEREQFLQEEWPVLRAKLRRLGLSAQDLNWEEVQ, encoded by the coding sequence ATGCAAGAACGCTGGAATGACACAAGTCCCATCTATCAACAGCTCGCCGACCGCCTGGCAGGGCAGCTGCTGGAGGGGCAACCGTCCGAGGGAGAGGCCCTGCCTTCGGTGCGCAGCCTGGCCAGCCAGTACCTGATCAATCCGCTGACCGTCAGCCGCGCGCTGCAGGCCCTGGTCGACAACGGCCTGGTCGAGGCGCGCCGCGGTCTGGGCATGTATGTGCGACCGGGTGCACGCTCGCGCCTGCTGCGCAGCGAGCGCGAGCAGTTTTTGCAGGAAGAATGGCCGGTTCTGCGCGCCAAGCTGCGCCGCCTGGGCCTGAGCGCCCAAGACCTGAACTGGGAGGAAGTGCAATGA
- a CDS encoding VOC family protein, with translation MKLLDHYPLVTTARPHECRDFYTRFFGFETVFESSWFVMLQRPGDEGERPVTLAFMTPDHPSMPPGPEAFNGLGVLYTFQVEDARACEAELREAGVTISYPVRREPWGQIRFQCVDPSGLALDICEQVEPDPGFWDPYMG, from the coding sequence ATGAAGCTGCTGGATCACTACCCCCTGGTCACCACCGCGCGCCCGCATGAGTGCCGCGACTTTTACACCCGCTTCTTCGGCTTCGAGACGGTGTTCGAGTCGAGCTGGTTCGTGATGCTGCAGCGGCCCGGCGATGAGGGCGAGCGGCCCGTCACCCTGGCCTTCATGACGCCCGACCACCCCTCGATGCCGCCCGGCCCCGAGGCCTTCAATGGCCTGGGCGTCCTCTACACCTTCCAGGTCGAGGATGCGCGGGCCTGCGAGGCCGAGCTGCGCGAAGCTGGCGTGACGATCAGCTATCCGGTGCGGCGCGAGCCCTGGGGCCAGATCCGCTTCCAATGCGTGGACCCGAGCGGGCTGGCGCTGGACATCTGCGAGCAGGTCGAGCCGGATCCCGGCTTCTGGGATCCCTACATGGGCTGA
- a CDS encoding ferritin-like domain-containing protein, with protein MLYPELFKQLEAVRWNMDTDIPWDKFDAGRLSEDQARTIKMNAITEWSALPATEMFLRDNRDDSDFSAFVSVWFFEEQKHSLVLMEYLRRFRPDLVPTEQELHEVRFEFDPAPALETLMLHFCGEIRLNHWYRRAAEWHTEPVIKAIYETLSRDEARHGGAYLRYMKRAMQKFGDEAKAAFAKVGVLMASARRTAQALHPTNLHVNAKLFPRDTIQSRLPDPEWLERWLDKQIQFDAVWETKVVERILHNMSLLMERSFASVQELNRFRKEMAARVAAAGGVGGPLPAV; from the coding sequence ATGCTCTATCCCGAACTTTTCAAGCAGCTCGAAGCGGTGCGCTGGAACATGGACACCGACATCCCCTGGGACAAGTTCGACGCCGGCCGGCTGAGCGAGGACCAGGCGCGCACGATCAAGATGAACGCGATCACCGAATGGTCCGCGCTGCCGGCCACCGAGATGTTCCTGCGCGACAACCGGGACGACAGCGACTTCTCCGCCTTCGTGAGCGTCTGGTTCTTCGAGGAGCAGAAGCATTCGCTGGTGCTTATGGAATACCTGCGCCGCTTCCGGCCCGACCTCGTGCCCACCGAGCAGGAGCTGCACGAGGTGCGCTTCGAGTTCGACCCCGCGCCGGCGCTGGAAACGCTGATGCTGCATTTCTGCGGCGAGATCCGCCTGAACCATTGGTACCGCCGCGCCGCCGAATGGCATACCGAGCCGGTCATCAAGGCGATCTACGAGACGCTCTCGCGCGACGAGGCCCGCCATGGCGGTGCTTACCTGCGTTACATGAAGCGCGCGATGCAGAAGTTTGGTGACGAGGCCAAGGCCGCCTTCGCCAAGGTCGGCGTCTTGATGGCCAGCGCGCGCCGCACCGCCCAGGCGCTGCACCCGACCAATCTGCATGTCAACGCCAAGCTGTTCCCGCGCGACACCATCCAGAGCCGCCTGCCGGACCCGGAATGGCTGGAGCGTTGGCTGGACAAGCAGATCCAGTTCGACGCGGTCTGGGAGACCAAGGTGGTCGAGCGCATCCTGCACAACATGAGCCTGCTGATGGAGCGCAGCTTCGCCAGCGTGCAGGAGCTGAACCGCTTCCGCAAGGAGATGGCCGCCCGGGTCGCGGCCGCCGGCGGGGTGGGCGGGCCGCTGCCGGCGGTCTGA
- the hprK gene encoding HPr(Ser) kinase/phosphatase yields MKVTSISADRLFEEHREALRWEWIAGHAHPERRFDEAALRDAQSAADLVGYLNYIHPYRVQIVGRREVAYLSQASGEVLDRRIARIVTLEPPVIIVADDQPPPDRLVAMCDRAEIPLFVTAESAGHVIDLVRAYLAHVCANRTTRHGVFMDILGLGVLLTGESGLGKSELGLELISRGHGLVADDAVDFFRIAQTAIEGRCPELLMNLLEVRGIGLLDIKAIFGETAVRRKMRLKLIVHLVRKETMERDFERLPYEPLYEDVLGMPVRKVVIAVDAGRNLAVLVEAAVRNTILQLRGIDTYREFVERHQRAIEQGQLGDD; encoded by the coding sequence GTGAAAGTCACCTCGATCAGCGCCGACCGGCTCTTCGAAGAGCATCGCGAGGCGCTGCGCTGGGAATGGATCGCCGGCCATGCCCATCCGGAGCGCCGCTTCGACGAAGCCGCCCTGCGCGACGCGCAATCGGCCGCCGACCTGGTCGGCTATCTGAACTACATCCACCCCTACCGGGTGCAGATCGTTGGCCGCCGCGAGGTGGCCTACCTGAGCCAGGCCTCCGGCGAGGTGCTGGACCGTCGCATCGCGCGCATCGTCACCCTGGAGCCGCCGGTCATCATCGTGGCCGACGACCAGCCGCCGCCGGACCGCCTGGTCGCGATGTGCGACCGTGCCGAGATCCCGCTGTTCGTCACCGCCGAATCCGCCGGCCATGTGATCGACCTGGTGCGCGCCTACCTGGCCCATGTCTGCGCCAACCGCACGACGCGCCACGGCGTGTTCATGGACATCCTGGGCCTGGGCGTGCTACTGACCGGCGAATCGGGCCTGGGCAAGAGCGAACTGGGCCTGGAGCTGATCTCGCGCGGCCATGGCCTGGTGGCCGACGACGCGGTGGATTTCTTCCGCATCGCCCAGACCGCAATCGAGGGCCGCTGCCCCGAGCTGCTGATGAACCTGCTGGAGGTGCGCGGCATCGGCCTCTTGGACATCAAGGCCATCTTTGGCGAGACCGCGGTGCGCCGCAAGATGCGGCTCAAGCTGATCGTGCACCTGGTCCGCAAGGAGACGATGGAGCGCGATTTCGAGCGTCTGCCCTATGAGCCCCTCTACGAGGACGTGCTGGGCATGCCGGTGCGCAAGGTGGTGATCGCGGTGGACGCCGGCCGTAACCTGGCGGTGCTGGTGGAGGCCGCAGTCCGCAACACCATCCTGCAGCTGCGCGGCATCGACACCTATCGCGAGTTCGTCGAGCGCCACCAGCGGGCGATCGAGCAGGGTCAGCTCGGCGACGACTGA